A single genomic interval of Streptosporangium album harbors:
- a CDS encoding GAF domain-containing protein, with product MTGLDELEATVRRELGVRLFTVLAWIPGRRALRRAHSSHPEQYPVGGEKTVEVAQGWIARCIEAGQPYFGPDRAAVREIFADHELIESLGCGSIINVPVIDGGEVLGVLNILDAEGNYDEESVAAAASLARLAVPALRAAVREGEK from the coding sequence ATGACCGGCCTGGACGAACTGGAGGCGACCGTACGGCGGGAGCTGGGAGTACGGCTGTTCACGGTCCTCGCCTGGATTCCCGGGCGCCGCGCACTGCGCCGGGCGCACAGCAGCCACCCGGAACAGTATCCGGTGGGCGGGGAGAAGACCGTCGAGGTCGCCCAGGGCTGGATTGCCCGGTGCATCGAGGCGGGCCAGCCGTACTTCGGCCCCGACCGGGCCGCTGTACGGGAGATCTTCGCCGACCACGAGCTGATCGAGAGCCTGGGCTGCGGCTCCATCATCAACGTGCCCGTCATCGACGGAGGGGAGGTCCTCGGGGTGCTCAACATCCTTGACGCCGAGGGGAATTACGACGAGGAGTCGGTCGCCGCCGCCGCGTCCCTCGCACGGCTCGCCGTGCCCGCGCTGCGCGCCGCTGTACGGGAGGGCGAAAAGTGA